A window from Streptomyces sp. NBC_00299 encodes these proteins:
- a CDS encoding glycoside hydrolase family 19 protein gives MPLSHHRQSGTRRGPVGRFAVFAALSAVLTTLFTVTPAQAADGTITGLAGKCVDVAGASTANGTAVQLYDCNGTGAQIWSNQGDGTLRALGKCLDVVDRSTADGAAVQLWDCSGGANQQWVVTAARDIVNPAANKCLDVRENNSANGTRLQIWSCTGAANQKWNAPASGGGGNPSGFVVSESQFNQMFPNRNSFYTYSGLTAALSAYPGFANTGSDTVKKQEAAAFLANVNHETGGLVHVVEQNTSNYPHYCDWSRPYGCPAGQAAYYGRGPIQLSWNFNYKAAGDALGIDLLNNPWRVQNESAVAWKTGLWYWNTQSGPGTMTPHNAMVNQAGFGQTIRSINGSLECDGKNPAQVQSRVDAYNRFTSILGVSPGGNLYC, from the coding sequence ATGCCTCTTTCCCACCACAGACAGTCCGGTACCAGACGCGGTCCCGTCGGCCGGTTCGCGGTCTTCGCCGCACTCTCCGCCGTTCTCACCACGCTGTTCACCGTGACGCCCGCCCAGGCGGCCGACGGCACGATCACCGGACTCGCCGGCAAGTGCGTCGACGTGGCGGGCGCAAGCACCGCCAACGGCACCGCCGTACAGCTCTACGACTGCAACGGAACGGGCGCCCAGATCTGGTCCAACCAGGGGGACGGAACCCTGCGCGCGCTCGGCAAGTGCCTCGACGTCGTCGACCGCAGTACCGCGGACGGCGCGGCGGTCCAGCTGTGGGACTGCTCGGGTGGCGCCAACCAGCAGTGGGTGGTCACCGCGGCCCGCGACATCGTGAATCCGGCTGCGAACAAGTGCCTCGACGTCCGGGAGAACAACAGCGCCAACGGCACCCGGCTGCAGATCTGGAGCTGCACCGGCGCCGCCAACCAGAAGTGGAACGCGCCGGCGAGCGGTGGCGGCGGCAACCCGTCCGGGTTCGTCGTGAGCGAGTCGCAGTTCAACCAGATGTTCCCGAACCGGAATTCGTTCTACACGTACAGCGGCCTGACCGCCGCGCTCAGTGCCTACCCGGGCTTCGCCAACACCGGCAGTGACACGGTGAAGAAGCAGGAGGCGGCCGCGTTCCTCGCCAACGTCAACCACGAGACCGGCGGCCTGGTCCACGTCGTGGAGCAGAACACGTCCAACTATCCCCACTACTGCGACTGGAGCCGGCCCTACGGCTGTCCCGCAGGTCAGGCGGCCTACTACGGCCGCGGCCCGATCCAGTTGTCCTGGAACTTCAACTACAAGGCCGCCGGTGACGCGCTCGGCATCGACCTGTTGAACAACCCCTGGCGGGTGCAGAACGAGTCGGCCGTCGCCTGGAAGACCGGCCTGTGGTACTGGAACACCCAGTCCGGCCCCGGCACCATGACCCCCCACAACGCCATGGTGAACCAGGCCGGCTTCGGTCAGACGATCCGCAGCATCAACGGCTCCCTGGAGTGCGACGGCAAGAACCCGGCGCAGGTCCAGAGCCGCGTCGACGCCTACAACCGGTTCACCTCGATCCTCGGCGTCTCGCCGGGCGGCAACCTCTACTGCTGA
- a CDS encoding lectin, whose protein sequence is MPRSLPAACSLTVLCLATGLLTASPVQAATGTVTGLAGKCLDVAGADSANGTAVQLYDCNGTAAQQWTAGSDGTLRALGKCLDIIGSSTADGAKVQLWSCTGAANQKWSVSSARDIVNPQANKCLDVTGNNAANGTRIQIWSCGGGANQKWNAPAPGDGTNPSAPMAVAPYLYNGWGSPPNPTTVTNATGVKYFTLAFVLSNGYCNPQWDGGRALTGGVDQQTINTVRANGGDVIPSFGGWSGNKLESSCSTASELAAAYQKVISTYGLKAIDIDIEAEAYSNPTVQQRTVDALKTVKANNSGLKVYVTIGTGQNGPDTSLINRAANSGLTVDGWTIMPFNFEGAGQNMGNLSVQAAEGLKNSLKSAYGYTDDQAYRSMGISSMNGITDQNETVTVNDFRTMLAYAQQHHLARLTFWSANRDRPCTGGPADSCSGVNQSDWDFTRVFAGYTG, encoded by the coding sequence ATGCCCAGATCGCTCCCCGCAGCCTGCTCACTCACCGTGCTCTGCCTCGCCACCGGCCTGCTCACCGCGTCGCCCGTGCAGGCCGCCACCGGCACCGTCACCGGCCTCGCCGGCAAGTGCCTCGACGTCGCCGGAGCCGACTCCGCCAACGGCACCGCCGTACAGCTCTACGACTGCAACGGCACCGCTGCCCAGCAGTGGACGGCCGGCAGCGACGGCACCCTTCGTGCTCTCGGCAAGTGCCTCGACATCATCGGCAGTTCGACCGCGGACGGGGCCAAGGTGCAGCTGTGGAGCTGTACCGGCGCCGCCAATCAGAAGTGGTCGGTCTCGTCCGCGCGTGACATCGTCAACCCGCAGGCGAACAAGTGCCTGGACGTCACCGGCAACAACGCCGCCAACGGCACCCGCATCCAGATCTGGAGCTGCGGCGGCGGCGCCAACCAGAAGTGGAACGCACCCGCCCCCGGCGACGGCACCAACCCCTCCGCGCCGATGGCCGTGGCGCCCTACCTCTACAACGGCTGGGGAAGCCCGCCGAACCCCACCACCGTCACCAACGCCACCGGCGTCAAGTACTTCACCCTCGCCTTCGTCCTCAGCAACGGCTACTGCAACCCCCAGTGGGACGGCGGCCGTGCGCTGACCGGCGGAGTCGACCAGCAGACGATCAACACCGTGCGGGCGAACGGCGGTGACGTCATCCCGTCCTTCGGCGGCTGGAGCGGCAACAAGCTGGAGAGCTCCTGCTCCACCGCGAGCGAGCTGGCCGCCGCCTACCAGAAGGTCATCAGCACGTACGGGCTCAAGGCCATCGACATCGACATCGAGGCCGAGGCCTACAGCAACCCGACCGTGCAACAGCGCACCGTCGACGCCCTGAAGACCGTCAAGGCCAACAACTCCGGACTGAAGGTCTACGTCACCATCGGCACCGGCCAGAACGGCCCCGACACCAGCCTGATCAACCGGGCGGCGAACTCGGGGCTGACCGTGGACGGCTGGACCATCATGCCGTTCAACTTCGAGGGCGCCGGTCAGAACATGGGCAACCTCTCCGTGCAGGCGGCCGAGGGCCTGAAGAACTCGCTGAAGAGCGCGTACGGCTACACCGACGACCAGGCCTACCGGTCCATGGGCATCTCGTCCATGAACGGCATCACCGACCAGAACGAGACCGTCACGGTCAACGACTTCCGCACCATGCTCGCCTACGCCCAGCAACACCACCTGGCGCGGCTGACCTTCTGGTCGGCCAACCGCGACCGCCCGTGCACCGGCGGCCCCGCCGACAGCTGCTCCGGCGTGAACCAGTCCGACTGGGACTTCACCCGCGTGTTCGCCGGCTACACCGGCTGA
- a CDS encoding MFS transporter, with protein sequence MAMTPATQKQSSTPAVPDFTRERRRLHTKLKLATQIGQGIDGYIIGGIGMAMAALTADLHLSPLMQGLVGASPLIGIFIGGPLFGRLADRFGRRPVFLVDMLIFLIGSVLQFFVADGLQLFLIRLLMGVAIGGEYAIGAPLLSEYAPRQGRGRLLASLEISWYVGYALATVVGALFAEVDGGWRWSLASSAVIAVVCVALRGGIPESARWLLSKGRREEAEALIEKYGIEVDVDAELEERDAPAKEGFGALFHRRHLRSTVFASVFWAALVLPYFAIGTFWTQVFEALNMGDNAVAALLVYSFTAVAGVTAGCLVVDRIGRRRLLIPPFWITAGCLALVALWPTSTPVIVGGFLFFIFLNAASSALTAVYPLEVFPTALRTTGVGFATAMSRVGAAIGTFLLPMGLERFGAEFVLLIGAGVLAVGGLVSQFLAPETTDMDLARAARKARGA encoded by the coding sequence ATGGCAATGACGCCTGCGACCCAGAAACAGTCCAGCACCCCGGCAGTTCCCGACTTCACGCGTGAACGCCGCCGTCTGCACACCAAGTTGAAGCTCGCCACCCAGATCGGGCAGGGCATCGACGGCTACATCATCGGCGGCATCGGCATGGCGATGGCCGCGCTCACCGCCGACCTCCACCTCTCGCCCCTCATGCAGGGACTGGTCGGGGCTTCCCCGCTGATCGGCATCTTCATCGGCGGCCCCCTCTTCGGACGGCTCGCGGACCGGTTCGGCCGGCGCCCCGTGTTCCTCGTCGACATGCTGATCTTCCTGATCGGCTCGGTCCTGCAGTTCTTCGTCGCCGACGGACTCCAACTCTTCCTGATCCGCCTGCTGATGGGCGTCGCGATCGGCGGCGAGTACGCGATCGGCGCGCCGCTGCTGTCCGAGTACGCGCCTCGCCAGGGCCGCGGCCGGCTGCTGGCCAGCCTGGAGATCAGCTGGTACGTCGGCTACGCGCTGGCGACCGTCGTCGGCGCCCTCTTCGCCGAGGTCGACGGCGGCTGGCGCTGGTCCCTGGCCAGCAGCGCGGTCATCGCCGTGGTGTGCGTGGCGCTGCGCGGCGGTATACCGGAGTCGGCACGCTGGCTGCTGAGCAAGGGACGCCGCGAGGAAGCGGAGGCGTTGATCGAGAAGTACGGCATCGAGGTCGACGTCGACGCCGAACTCGAGGAGCGTGACGCGCCCGCGAAGGAGGGGTTCGGTGCGCTGTTCCATCGCCGGCACCTGCGCAGCACGGTGTTCGCGAGCGTCTTCTGGGCGGCCCTGGTGCTGCCGTACTTCGCCATCGGCACGTTCTGGACCCAGGTCTTCGAGGCCCTCAACATGGGCGACAACGCGGTCGCGGCGCTGCTTGTCTACTCCTTCACCGCTGTCGCCGGCGTGACGGCGGGCTGCCTCGTCGTCGACCGGATCGGCCGGCGCAGGCTGCTCATTCCGCCGTTCTGGATCACCGCCGGCTGTCTGGCCCTGGTCGCGTTGTGGCCGACATCGACGCCGGTCATCGTCGGCGGGTTCCTGTTCTTCATCTTCCTCAACGCCGCTTCGAGCGCACTGACGGCCGTCTATCCGCTGGAGGTCTTCCCGACCGCCCTGCGCACCACGGGCGTCGGCTTCGCCACGGCGATGAGCCGGGTAGGCGCGGCCATCGGCACCTTCCTGCTGCCGATGGGACTGGAGCGGTTCGGGGCGGAGTTCGTGCTCCTCATCGGTGCGGGTGTGCTCGCCGTCGGTGGTCTGGTCTCGCAGTTCCTGGCCCCGGAGACGACTGACATGGACCTCGCGCGGGCGGCGCGCAAGGCACGCGGGGCATAG
- a CDS encoding phospholipase D family protein, with translation MELSNWLLTSAERGNSATRLDSRRSGRQAWSYGNLVRPLVHGASYFPALLSAIRAQRAGDLLLFTDWRGDPDERLDGPGSEIGAVLAEAAHRGVIVKGLLWRSHLDRFQFSEAENRHLGDVIEAGGGECLLDMRVRPGGSHHQKLVVLRHPGRADHDVAFVGGIDLCHNRNDDVAHRGDPQSMRIAAAYGPHPAWHDIQLAIRGPAVGDIEAGFRERWEDPAPLTRSPLVRLRELAHDEDTRADTLPAQAPDPPPCGTHIVQALRTYPNRLLRGYDFAPDGERSIARGYRKALPRARALIYLEDQYLWSPHVVECFAEALDAHPGLRLIAVIPSVPEQDGRLTLPMNLIGRITALDRLRRAGGGRVAVYGLENHVGTPVYVHAKVCVLDDVWASVGSDNINLRSWTHDSELTCAVLDESPDPREPCDPGGLGDGARTFARDLRLELMREHLDVEAPGVPDAPDELCDPLKAFDAFAASAAALDAWHDNGRHGPRPPGRLRTYRRPNLSHTAKTLYAPLHRLLVDPDGRPFGLRRRNEY, from the coding sequence GTGGAACTGAGCAACTGGTTGCTGACCTCGGCCGAGCGCGGCAACAGCGCCACACGCCTGGACAGCCGTCGGTCGGGCCGCCAGGCGTGGTCGTACGGCAACCTGGTGCGGCCGCTCGTCCACGGCGCGTCGTACTTCCCGGCGCTCCTCAGCGCGATCCGTGCGCAGCGTGCAGGGGACCTGCTCCTGTTCACCGACTGGCGCGGCGACCCCGACGAGCGCCTGGACGGACCCGGCAGCGAAATCGGTGCCGTCCTGGCCGAGGCGGCCCACCGAGGAGTGATCGTCAAGGGGCTGCTCTGGCGCTCCCACCTGGACCGATTCCAGTTCAGCGAGGCCGAGAACCGGCACCTCGGCGACGTGATCGAAGCGGGCGGCGGCGAGTGCCTGCTCGACATGCGAGTACGCCCCGGCGGCTCGCACCACCAGAAGCTCGTCGTGCTCCGGCATCCCGGCCGAGCGGATCACGACGTCGCGTTCGTCGGCGGTATCGACCTGTGCCACAACCGCAACGACGACGTCGCGCACCGCGGGGACCCCCAGTCAATGCGCATCGCCGCCGCATACGGACCGCACCCGGCGTGGCACGACATCCAGCTCGCGATACGCGGACCGGCCGTCGGCGACATCGAGGCCGGCTTCCGCGAACGCTGGGAAGACCCCGCGCCCCTCACCCGCAGCCCGCTCGTCCGCCTGCGCGAGCTCGCTCACGACGAGGACACCCGTGCCGACACGCTGCCGGCCCAGGCCCCCGACCCGCCGCCCTGCGGCACGCACATCGTCCAGGCCCTGCGCACCTACCCCAACCGGCTGCTGCGCGGCTACGACTTCGCCCCCGACGGTGAGCGCAGCATCGCGCGCGGCTACCGCAAGGCGCTGCCCAGGGCCCGGGCCCTGATCTACCTGGAGGACCAGTACCTGTGGTCTCCGCACGTCGTGGAATGTTTCGCCGAGGCACTCGACGCTCACCCCGGCCTGCGCCTGATCGCGGTCATCCCCAGCGTCCCCGAGCAGGACGGCCGGCTCACCCTGCCGATGAACCTGATCGGCCGGATCACGGCCCTGGACAGGCTGCGCCGGGCCGGCGGCGGGCGCGTCGCGGTGTACGGGCTGGAGAACCATGTCGGGACGCCGGTGTACGTGCACGCCAAGGTGTGTGTGCTCGACGACGTGTGGGCCTCGGTCGGATCCGACAACATCAACCTCCGCTCCTGGACCCACGACTCGGAACTCACCTGTGCCGTCCTGGACGAGAGCCCGGACCCGCGCGAGCCATGCGACCCCGGCGGTCTCGGGGACGGTGCGCGCACCTTTGCCAGGGATCTGCGCCTGGAACTCATGCGCGAGCACCTGGATGTGGAGGCACCGGGAGTTCCGGACGCGCCTGACGAGCTCTGCGATCCCTTGAAGGCCTTCGACGCCTTCGCCGCAAGCGCCGCCGCGCTGGATGCCTGGCACGACAACGGACGGCACGGCCCCAGGCCTCCCGGGCGTCTGCGTACCTATCGCCGGCCGAACCTCTCCCACACGGCCAAGACGCTCTACGCTCCTCTGCACCGCCTGCTCGTCGACCCGGACGGCCGACCGTTCGGGCTGCGGCGCCGCAACGAGTACTGA
- a CDS encoding IclR family transcriptional regulator, with protein MTCVTDSSSASRGHGLRRDIDLLEALASDEAQNAGGLGVVRLAQLVGREKTQVSRALKALAAEGIVERDPDTLEYRLGWRLFSLVARTSESRLVRVAEPVMHTLSADLEETSHLCVLSEREVLTLLSVSGHSFRVHGWEGRGVPAWRLSAGRVLLADATPDELYVRFGTTGEMPVQELWALIQDARRLGYARVSEEFEEGLVGVSAPVRDFRGRVVAAINISAPKSRLGDRLDVAGRTTARAAGRVSSLLGWEPRRTPQLRARLT; from the coding sequence ATGACCTGCGTGACCGACTCTTCCTCGGCTTCCCGCGGACATGGCCTGCGCCGCGACATCGACCTGCTGGAGGCGCTCGCGTCCGACGAGGCGCAGAACGCCGGCGGGCTCGGCGTCGTACGCCTCGCACAGCTGGTGGGCCGCGAGAAGACGCAGGTCTCCCGGGCCCTGAAGGCGCTCGCCGCCGAGGGCATCGTCGAGCGTGACCCCGACACCCTGGAGTACCGGCTGGGCTGGCGGCTGTTCTCCCTGGTGGCCCGCACTTCCGAGAGCCGCCTGGTGCGGGTGGCCGAGCCGGTCATGCACACCCTGTCGGCGGACCTGGAGGAGACCAGCCACCTGTGTGTGCTCAGCGAGCGTGAGGTCCTCACCCTGCTGTCGGTCTCCGGGCACTCCTTCCGCGTCCACGGCTGGGAGGGGCGCGGGGTGCCCGCCTGGCGGCTGTCCGCGGGCCGCGTCCTGCTCGCCGACGCGACACCGGACGAGCTGTACGTCCGCTTCGGCACGACGGGTGAGATGCCGGTGCAGGAGCTGTGGGCCCTCATCCAGGACGCCAGACGGCTGGGTTACGCGCGGGTGAGCGAGGAGTTCGAGGAGGGCCTGGTCGGGGTGTCGGCACCGGTGCGCGACTTCCGCGGCCGGGTGGTCGCGGCCATCAACATCTCCGCCCCCAAGTCCCGGCTCGGCGACCGCCTCGACGTGGCGGGGCGTACGACGGCACGGGCGGCGGGGCGGGTGTCGTCGCTGCTGGGCTGGGAACCCCGGCGCACGCCGCAGCTGCGCGCCCGCCTGACCTGA
- a CDS encoding NAD-dependent succinate-semialdehyde dehydrogenase, translating to MNLAGIDLLAKAPLAEGDVFLGGSWLPAADGRTYPVHDPATGDLIREVSSAGPEDARAAIEAARSAAAGWRTTPPRRRSEILHTAFELMREHTDTLARLIVLENGKAYRDAAAEVAYAAEFFRWFAEEAVRIGSSFADAPAGGFRHVVRKHPVGVTAFVTPWNFPAAMATRKIAPALAAGCPVLLKPAPETPLTALAIAALLAEAGLPDGLLNVLPTDRAPEVVSAWLGDERVRKFSFTGSTATGRLLLEQAAANVVNVTMELGGNAPFVVCKDADIDAAVSGAMDAKMRGGGEVCIAANRFYVHESVAAEFTERFGSAMAAVRTGPGMEDGVTLGPMINQAAVDKIRALVDDALGRGAKIAAQGTTPEGPGHFHPATVLVDVPDDARILHEEVFGPVAPLTTFTDQDEMLARANATVHGLASYVYSRDVGRALRIAERLEAGMVGVNRGLLSDPAAPFGGVKQSGLGREGGREGIEAFLETRYIALDWPL from the coding sequence ATGAACCTCGCCGGCATCGACCTCCTGGCCAAGGCCCCGCTCGCCGAAGGCGATGTGTTCCTCGGCGGCAGCTGGCTCCCCGCCGCCGACGGACGGACGTACCCCGTCCACGACCCGGCCACCGGCGACCTGATCCGCGAGGTCTCCTCGGCTGGACCCGAGGATGCCCGCGCGGCGATCGAGGCGGCCCGGTCGGCGGCGGCCGGCTGGCGTACGACACCGCCCCGGCGCCGTTCGGAGATCCTGCACACCGCCTTCGAGCTGATGCGCGAGCACACGGACACGCTCGCCCGGCTCATCGTGCTGGAGAACGGCAAGGCCTACCGTGACGCGGCGGCCGAAGTCGCCTACGCAGCCGAGTTCTTCCGCTGGTTCGCCGAGGAAGCGGTCAGGATCGGCTCCTCCTTCGCGGACGCACCGGCAGGCGGCTTCCGGCATGTCGTACGCAAGCATCCCGTCGGCGTCACCGCCTTCGTGACGCCCTGGAACTTCCCCGCCGCCATGGCCACCCGGAAGATCGCCCCGGCGCTCGCGGCGGGCTGCCCCGTCCTGCTCAAGCCCGCGCCGGAGACCCCGCTCACCGCCCTCGCCATCGCCGCTCTCCTCGCTGAAGCCGGCCTGCCCGACGGGCTGTTGAACGTGCTGCCGACCGACCGTGCCCCCGAGGTGGTCTCGGCCTGGCTCGGCGACGAGCGGGTCCGCAAGTTCTCGTTCACGGGCTCCACCGCCACCGGCAGGCTGCTCCTGGAGCAGGCTGCGGCGAACGTCGTCAACGTGACCATGGAGCTCGGTGGCAACGCCCCCTTCGTCGTGTGCAAGGACGCCGACATCGACGCGGCCGTGAGCGGCGCGATGGACGCCAAGATGCGCGGCGGCGGCGAAGTCTGCATCGCCGCCAACCGGTTCTACGTCCACGAGTCGGTCGCCGCCGAGTTCACCGAGAGGTTCGGCTCCGCCATGGCCGCCGTACGAACGGGCCCCGGCATGGAGGACGGCGTCACCCTCGGCCCCATGATCAACCAGGCAGCCGTCGACAAGATCCGCGCGCTCGTCGACGACGCCCTCGGGCGCGGCGCGAAGATCGCGGCGCAGGGCACCACGCCCGAGGGGCCCGGCCACTTCCACCCGGCGACCGTCCTCGTCGACGTGCCCGACGACGCCCGCATCCTGCACGAGGAGGTCTTCGGACCGGTGGCGCCCCTCACCACGTTCACCGACCAGGACGAGATGCTGGCGCGCGCCAACGCGACGGTGCACGGTCTCGCCTCGTACGTCTACTCCCGCGACGTCGGCCGCGCCCTGCGGATCGCGGAACGCCTCGAGGCGGGCATGGTCGGCGTCAACCGCGGTCTGCTGTCCGACCCCGCGGCCCCGTTCGGCGGTGTCAAGCAGTCCGGTCTCGGCCGGGAAGGCGGTCGCGAGGGCATCGAGGCCTTCCTGGAGACGCGGTACATCGCTCTCGACTGGCCGCTCTGA
- a CDS encoding glyoxalase: MTSIEFVTLEVADTATASSFYATAFGLGNQVRLEASETPTTGFRGFTLSLVVSQPGNVNALVDAAVAAGATTLKPAAKSLWGYGGVVQAPDGTVWQIASSSKKDTGPATREIDEIVLLLGVEDVKASKQFYVDHGLAVAKSFGGKYVEFATGSGPVKLGLYKRRGLAKVAGISPDGTGSHRLAIGSDAEAFTDPDGFAWTTASETASL; this comes from the coding sequence ATGACTTCCATCGAATTCGTCACCCTCGAGGTGGCCGACACCGCCACCGCCAGCAGCTTCTACGCCACCGCCTTCGGGCTCGGCAACCAGGTACGCCTGGAGGCATCCGAGACACCGACGACCGGCTTCCGCGGATTCACGCTGTCGCTGGTGGTGTCCCAGCCGGGCAACGTCAACGCCCTCGTCGACGCTGCTGTGGCAGCCGGCGCCACGACGCTGAAGCCCGCCGCCAAGTCGCTCTGGGGCTACGGGGGCGTCGTACAGGCTCCGGACGGGACGGTCTGGCAGATCGCGTCGTCGTCGAAGAAGGACACCGGCCCGGCCACCCGGGAGATCGACGAGATCGTGCTCCTGCTCGGCGTCGAGGACGTGAAGGCCAGCAAGCAGTTCTACGTCGATCACGGCCTCGCCGTCGCGAAGAGCTTCGGCGGCAAGTACGTCGAGTTCGCCACCGGCTCGGGCCCGGTCAAGCTGGGCCTCTACAAGCGCCGTGGCCTGGCCAAGGTCGCCGGCATTTCGCCCGACGGCACGGGATCGCACCGGCTCGCGATCGGCAGCGATGCCGAGGCCTTCACCGACCCGGACGGCTTCGCGTGGACGACCGCCTCGGAGACCGCCTCGCTGTGA
- the fae gene encoding formaldehyde-activating enzyme → MPSPFAPTALIGESFVGEGANAAHTNVVIGRKGGPVETAWATALATPSAGHVPFMTVVRPSVPVKPLTLFVAKAAAEGELHQRATWGSAQAGLAQGISDAVDAGLIPAEEADDLLIIAAMWINPAVDDLDESFRNQRAAAHDAIRAAVTGTPTVSDVQAAAKQGPTNPFYTPTAEVLAR, encoded by the coding sequence ATGCCTTCGCCCTTTGCCCCGACCGCGCTCATCGGCGAGTCCTTCGTCGGTGAGGGCGCCAATGCCGCCCACACGAACGTCGTGATCGGGCGCAAGGGTGGCCCCGTCGAGACCGCCTGGGCGACGGCACTGGCCACACCGAGCGCCGGGCACGTCCCGTTCATGACGGTCGTACGGCCGTCCGTCCCCGTGAAGCCGCTGACCCTGTTCGTGGCCAAGGCCGCCGCGGAGGGCGAGCTGCACCAGCGTGCCACCTGGGGTTCCGCCCAGGCCGGGCTGGCGCAGGGGATCTCGGACGCGGTCGACGCAGGGCTGATCCCCGCAGAGGAGGCCGACGACCTGCTGATCATCGCCGCGATGTGGATCAACCCCGCGGTCGACGACCTGGACGAGTCCTTCCGCAACCAGCGTGCCGCCGCCCACGACGCGATACGGGCCGCCGTGACCGGAACCCCCACCGTCTCCGATGTACAGGCCGCCGCCAAGCAGGGGCCGACGAACCCGTTCTACACGCCGACCGCCGAGGTGCTCGCCCGATGA
- a CDS encoding NPP1 family protein, with protein MRKLRSLAEGALGALGAMTLVVALPASAHANVLTLLPQNADGLEQTFSPAYDYDGDGCYATAAIGADGTLNPGLKLGGDVNGNCHDYAQLANANTYSRAKCNNGWCAVMYASYFEKDQITLGPAALGHTHDWEHVIVWISNNQAEYVSVSQHNTYQLAARSAIRFDGTHPKIVYHKDGVSSHCFRFANTNDEPAENATGTWFFPRLVGWEGYPAGYRDKLMSADFGSATIKIDDGDFQWALDYAKPSGIPFDAYA; from the coding sequence ATGCGCAAGCTGAGATCCCTTGCCGAGGGCGCCCTCGGCGCCCTCGGCGCGATGACGCTCGTCGTGGCCCTCCCGGCGAGCGCCCACGCGAACGTCCTGACCCTGCTGCCGCAGAACGCCGACGGTCTGGAGCAGACGTTCTCCCCGGCCTACGACTACGACGGCGACGGCTGCTACGCCACGGCCGCCATCGGCGCCGACGGGACCCTCAACCCGGGTCTCAAGCTCGGCGGCGACGTCAACGGCAACTGCCACGACTACGCGCAGCTGGCGAACGCCAACACCTACTCGCGCGCGAAGTGCAACAACGGCTGGTGCGCGGTGATGTACGCGAGCTACTTCGAGAAGGACCAGATCACCCTCGGTCCGGCGGCCCTCGGGCACACCCACGACTGGGAACACGTCATCGTGTGGATCAGCAACAACCAGGCCGAGTACGTGTCGGTGTCCCAGCACAACACCTACCAGCTGGCGGCTCGTTCGGCGATCCGCTTCGACGGCACCCACCCGAAGATCGTCTACCACAAGGACGGCGTCTCCAGTCACTGCTTCCGGTTCGCCAACACCAACGACGAACCGGCGGAGAACGCCACCGGCACCTGGTTCTTCCCGCGCTTGGTGGGCTGGGAGGGCTATCCGGCCGGATACCGCGACAAGCTCATGAGCGCCGACTTCGGCTCGGCCACGATCAAGATCGACGACGGCGACTTCCAGTGGGCTCTCGACTACGCGAAGCCCTCCGGGATCCCCTTCGACGCCTACGCGTGA